The proteins below come from a single Streptomyces tubercidicus genomic window:
- a CDS encoding PepSY domain-containing protein, whose product MDTKRSGVVVRRGRPAGPRTIGLVCAVAATGALLSGCGDSGKDTGSPDKSAGPSRAVPATAPASPTGSLSADQAQRKALVPKAKVDYGQALKAAIAAVPSSEAIAAELKGTPASPYWDTAVATTDGAAYAVRVDAVSGKAQKPQPQSEDPDDKQQLAARLTKATVTAQQAAQTATEKTKGTVTTIELGDADHGNDTVAWTVGVVTPDDWNETTYEIDATNRKVLWMNVDQD is encoded by the coding sequence ATGGATACGAAGAGGAGTGGTGTCGTGGTCCGGCGCGGGCGTCCGGCGGGGCCGCGCACGATCGGACTGGTCTGTGCCGTCGCCGCCACGGGCGCGCTGCTGTCGGGCTGCGGGGACAGCGGCAAGGACACGGGCAGCCCCGACAAGAGCGCGGGCCCCTCACGGGCGGTGCCCGCCACCGCACCCGCCTCCCCGACCGGCTCGCTCAGCGCGGACCAGGCCCAGCGCAAGGCCCTGGTCCCCAAGGCGAAGGTGGACTACGGGCAGGCGCTGAAGGCGGCCATCGCGGCCGTGCCTTCTTCGGAGGCGATCGCCGCGGAACTCAAGGGGACGCCCGCCAGCCCGTATTGGGACACCGCCGTGGCGACGACCGACGGGGCGGCCTACGCCGTGCGCGTCGACGCGGTCTCCGGCAAGGCCCAGAAGCCGCAGCCCCAGTCGGAAGACCCCGATGACAAGCAGCAGCTGGCCGCCCGGCTGACCAAGGCCACCGTGACGGCCCAGCAGGCCGCGCAGACGGCCACCGAGAAGACCAAGGGCACCGTCACCACCATCGAGCTCGGTGACGCCGACCACGGCAACGACACCGTGGCATGGACGGTGGGCGTGGTGACCCCCGACGACTGGAACGAGACGACGTACGAGATCGACGCGACCAACCGCAAGGTCCTGTGGATGAACGTCGATCAGGACTGA
- a CDS encoding thiolase family protein produces MPRTARDVVFVDGVRTPFGKAGPKGIYHETRADDLVVKAIRELLRRNPALDPAKIDEVAIAATTQIGDQGLTIGRTAGILAGLPQSVPGYSIDRMCAGALTAVTATAGSIAFGAYDAVIAGGVEHMGRHPMGEGVDPNPRFVSEKLVDQSALFMGMTAENLHDRYPHITKQRADEYAVRSQEKAAKAYANGKIQQDLVPVSVRNTNAEVGETGWGLVTADEPMRPGTTLENLAGLKTPFRTHGRVTAGNAAGLNDGATASVIASEDFAREHGLPVKMRLVSYAFAGVEPEVMGYGPIPATEKALAKAGLGIEDINLFEINEAFAVQVLAFLDHYGIADDDARVNQYGGAIAFGHPLASSGVRLMTQLARQFEEQPEVRYGLTTMCVGFGMGATVIWENPNHKDAGGDK; encoded by the coding sequence GTGCCTCGTACCGCTAGGGACGTCGTCTTCGTCGACGGCGTCCGCACCCCGTTCGGCAAGGCGGGCCCGAAGGGCATCTACCACGAGACCCGCGCCGACGATCTCGTCGTGAAGGCCATCCGGGAGCTGCTGCGCCGCAACCCGGCCCTGGACCCCGCGAAGATCGACGAGGTCGCCATCGCCGCGACCACCCAGATCGGTGACCAGGGTCTGACCATCGGCCGCACGGCCGGCATCCTCGCGGGCCTCCCGCAGTCCGTCCCCGGCTACTCCATCGACCGCATGTGCGCCGGTGCGCTGACCGCCGTCACGGCCACCGCCGGCTCCATCGCCTTCGGCGCGTACGACGCCGTCATCGCCGGCGGTGTCGAGCACATGGGCCGTCACCCCATGGGCGAGGGCGTCGACCCGAACCCGCGGTTCGTCAGCGAGAAGCTCGTCGACCAGTCGGCCCTGTTCATGGGCATGACGGCGGAGAACCTCCACGACCGCTACCCGCACATCACCAAGCAGCGCGCCGACGAGTACGCCGTGCGCTCGCAGGAGAAGGCGGCGAAGGCGTACGCGAACGGGAAGATCCAGCAGGACCTGGTGCCGGTCTCGGTGCGCAACACCAACGCGGAGGTCGGCGAGACGGGCTGGGGCCTGGTCACCGCCGATGAGCCGATGCGTCCGGGGACGACCCTGGAGAACCTCGCGGGCCTGAAGACGCCGTTCCGTACGCACGGCCGCGTCACCGCCGGTAACGCCGCCGGTCTCAACGACGGCGCCACCGCCTCGGTCATCGCCTCCGAGGACTTCGCCCGGGAGCACGGCCTCCCGGTCAAGATGCGCCTGGTCTCCTACGCCTTCGCCGGTGTCGAGCCCGAGGTCATGGGCTACGGCCCGATCCCGGCCACCGAGAAGGCGCTCGCCAAGGCGGGCCTGGGCATCGAGGACATCAACCTCTTCGAGATCAACGAGGCGTTCGCCGTGCAGGTGCTCGCCTTCCTCGACCACTACGGCATCGCGGACGACGACGCGCGCGTCAATCAGTACGGCGGCGCCATCGCCTTCGGCCACCCGCTGGCCTCCTCCGGTGTGCGGCTGATGACCCAGCTGGCCCGGCAGTTCGAGGAGCAGCCGGAGGTCCGCTACGGCCTGACCACCATGTGCGTCGGCTTCGGCATGGGCGCGACGGTCATCTGGGAGAACCCGAACCACAAGGACGCCGGAGGCGACAAGTGA
- a CDS encoding 3-hydroxyacyl-CoA dehydrogenase NAD-binding domain-containing protein, with amino-acid sequence MSNTTTAELLKGAAELFPDEVVTSAHVRHLDLPYGAGKFALITLDNGFDHTKPTTFGPGSLANLNAALDQVEKEAADGEIVGVGITGKPFIFAVGADLKGVELLKKHEDALAIGKGGHEVFKRLAGLAVPTFAYYNGAAMGGGVEVGLHCSYRTVSKALPAFSLPEVFLGLVPGWGGCALLPNLIGADKAVSVIIENSLNQNKQLKGQQVFDLGIADAIFEGADFLEQSLIWTANVLKGEVTVERPEVDRGEGWDQAVAKGKFIADGKVHGAAPAAYRALDIIAAAKDGDLQAGFDAEDQALADLIMGGELRAGIYSFNLVQKRAKRPAGAPDKNLARPVSKVGVVGAGLMASQLALLFLRRLEVPVVLTDIDQERVDKGVGYVHAEIDKLLGKGRINQDKANRLKALVSGVLDKAEGFSDADFIIEAVFEEIGVKQTVFAEVEAVAPAHAILATNTSSLSVTEMASKLKHPERVVGFHFFNPVAILPLLEIVRGEKTDDASLATAFGVAKKLKKTAVLVKDAPAFVVNRILTRFMGEIQNVIDEGTPVETAEKAIEPLGLPMSPLVLLELVGPAIGLHVSETLNRAFPDRFTVSPNLKAVVEAGKRGFYVYDSGTPELDPEVAALLKQGDSVLTEEQVRDRVLDAVAQEIGLMLDEGVVAEAQDIDLCLITGAGWPFHLGGITPYLDRAGVSERVRGKKFLAPGIASVPA; translated from the coding sequence GTGAGCAACACCACCACCGCCGAGCTTCTGAAGGGTGCGGCCGAGCTGTTCCCGGACGAGGTCGTCACGTCGGCGCATGTCCGCCACCTCGATCTGCCGTACGGCGCGGGCAAGTTCGCGCTGATTACACTCGACAACGGCTTCGACCACACCAAGCCGACCACCTTCGGTCCCGGCTCGCTGGCGAACCTCAACGCCGCGCTCGACCAGGTCGAGAAGGAGGCCGCGGACGGCGAGATCGTCGGCGTCGGCATCACCGGCAAGCCGTTCATCTTCGCCGTCGGCGCCGACCTCAAGGGCGTCGAGCTGCTGAAGAAGCACGAGGACGCGCTGGCCATCGGCAAGGGCGGCCACGAGGTCTTCAAGCGACTGGCCGGGCTGGCCGTGCCGACCTTCGCGTACTACAACGGTGCGGCGATGGGCGGCGGCGTCGAGGTCGGTCTGCACTGCTCCTACCGCACGGTCTCCAAGGCCCTTCCGGCCTTCTCGCTGCCCGAGGTCTTCCTGGGTCTCGTCCCGGGCTGGGGCGGCTGTGCGCTGCTGCCGAACCTGATCGGCGCGGACAAGGCCGTCTCGGTCATCATCGAGAACTCGCTCAACCAGAACAAGCAGCTCAAGGGCCAGCAGGTCTTCGACCTCGGCATCGCGGACGCGATCTTCGAGGGCGCGGACTTCCTGGAGCAGTCGCTGATCTGGACGGCGAACGTCCTCAAGGGCGAGGTCACCGTCGAGCGCCCCGAGGTCGACCGCGGTGAGGGCTGGGACCAGGCCGTCGCCAAGGGCAAGTTCATCGCCGACGGCAAGGTGCACGGCGCCGCCCCGGCCGCCTACCGGGCCCTCGACATCATCGCCGCCGCCAAGGACGGCGATCTGCAGGCCGGTTTCGACGCCGAGGACCAGGCCCTGGCGGACCTGATCATGGGTGGCGAACTCCGCGCCGGCATCTACTCGTTCAACCTGGTGCAGAAGCGCGCCAAGCGGCCCGCCGGTGCGCCGGACAAGAACCTGGCGCGTCCGGTCAGCAAGGTCGGTGTCGTCGGCGCCGGTCTGATGGCCTCGCAGCTGGCCCTGCTGTTCCTGCGCCGCCTGGAGGTGCCGGTCGTGCTGACCGACATCGACCAGGAGCGCGTCGACAAGGGTGTGGGCTATGTCCACGCCGAGATCGACAAGCTGCTGGGCAAGGGCCGGATCAACCAGGACAAGGCCAACCGCCTCAAGGCCCTGGTCTCCGGTGTGCTCGACAAGGCCGAGGGCTTCTCCGACGCCGACTTCATCATCGAGGCGGTCTTCGAGGAGATCGGCGTCAAGCAGACGGTGTTCGCGGAGGTGGAGGCCGTCGCCCCGGCGCACGCCATCCTCGCCACCAACACCTCCTCGCTGTCGGTCACCGAGATGGCCTCGAAGCTGAAGCACCCCGAGCGGGTCGTCGGCTTCCACTTCTTCAACCCGGTCGCGATCCTGCCGCTGCTGGAGATCGTCCGCGGCGAGAAGACCGATGACGCCTCGCTGGCCACGGCCTTCGGTGTCGCCAAGAAGCTGAAGAAGACCGCGGTGCTGGTGAAGGACGCCCCGGCGTTCGTCGTCAACCGCATCCTGACCCGCTTCATGGGCGAGATCCAGAACGTCATCGACGAGGGCACCCCGGTCGAGACCGCCGAGAAGGCCATCGAGCCGCTCGGTCTGCCGATGTCGCCGCTGGTGCTGCTGGAGCTGGTCGGCCCGGCGATCGGTCTGCACGTCTCCGAGACGCTGAACCGCGCCTTCCCGGACCGCTTCACGGTCTCGCCGAACCTCAAGGCCGTCGTCGAGGCCGGCAAGCGCGGCTTCTACGTCTACGACTCCGGCACGCCGGAGCTGGACCCCGAGGTCGCCGCGCTGCTCAAGCAGGGCGACTCGGTGCTGACGGAGGAGCAGGTCCGCGACCGTGTTCTGGACGCGGTGGCGCAGGAGATCGGCCTGATGCTGGACGAGGGCGTGGTCGCCGAGGCGCAGGACATCGACCTGTGCCTGATCACCGGCGCCGGCTGGCCCTTCCACCTGGGCGGCATCACGCCGTACCTGGACCGCGCGGGCGTCTCCGAGCGGGTGCGGGGCAAGAAGTTCCTGGCCCCGGGTATCGCGAGCGTCCCCGCGTAA
- a CDS encoding NTP pyrophosphohydrolase encodes MDSLVIVDAANVVGSVPDGWWRDRHGAAERLRDALAGYATTGLPGLAPPPLEMVLVVEGAARGVESIEGVRVVPAPGSGDDRIVQLVSDACQDRDCLVITADRELRTRVQALGARVTGPRAVWGRGRGGD; translated from the coding sequence ATGGATTCCCTGGTCATTGTCGATGCCGCGAATGTCGTCGGCTCGGTGCCCGACGGCTGGTGGCGGGACCGGCACGGCGCGGCGGAGCGGCTGCGCGACGCCCTCGCCGGCTACGCCACCACGGGCCTGCCGGGCCTGGCGCCGCCGCCCCTGGAGATGGTCCTGGTGGTGGAGGGCGCGGCACGCGGCGTCGAGTCCATCGAGGGCGTCCGGGTGGTCCCGGCCCCCGGCAGCGGCGACGACCGCATCGTCCAGCTCGTCTCGGACGCCTGCCAGGACCGGGACTGCCTGGTCATCACCGCAGACCGCGAACTCCGCACCCGCGTCCAGGCCCTGGGCGCCCGCGTCACGGGGCCGAGGGCGGTGTGGGGGCGGGGGCGCGGCGGGGATTAG
- the dnaE gene encoding DNA polymerase III subunit alpha, which translates to MPDSFVHLHNHTEYSMLDGAQKMKPMFGEVARQRMPAIALSDHGNMFGAYEFAQVAKDFEGIKPIIGIEAYLAPSSRFVRKQEFWGPGGRRAMSEDGEGSKDVSGGGRFTHMTMWARDVQGLRNLFWLSTRASYEGQFPAGKPRMDRELIAERPDGIIATTGCPSGEIQTRLRLNQYDEARTAAGAYQDIFGKENYFLELMDHGLDIERDVRQGLLRLAKDLGIPLLATNDAHYVTEDQADAHDSLLCIGVGKDKDDPNRFRFNGSGYYLKTAAEMRRLFSELPEACDNTLLIAERTEPYDDVFHYVDEMPQFPDVPEGETQESWLRKEAVKGLAMRYGDPVPAQIVARFETEMSVIGPMGFSSYFLVVADICRHARENRIPLGPGRGSATGSIVAYATRITELCPLEHGLLFERFLNPERINPPDVDLDFDDRQRDRMVRYVTEKYGENYTAMVNTFGKIKAKNAIKDSSRILGYPFSHGERITKALPPDQNGTSAPLAVIVDPAQERYGEAAEIRQMYEREQDVRRVIDTARGVEGLTRGTGVHAAAVILSKTTLTDRIPLHMRASDGVKITGFDYPSCEAMGLIKMDFLGLRNLGVIDQAIENIRENRGVSLTTVDPQDGDSSATVIPLDDATTYRLLAEGNTFGVFQLDGGGMRVLLRQMEPTRFEDIAAVNALYRLGPMAANAHTNYAHRKTGRQDITPIHPELQDALEPILGNTFHLLVYQEQIMAIARELAGYTLGGADLLRRAMGKKKPEVLAAEWDTFHAGMRANGYSEEAIKALWDVMLPFSGYAFNKSHTAGYGLVSYWTAYLKANYPAEYMAALLTSVGDDKDKAAVYLADARKNGVRVLQPDVNASVAEFTAVGDDVRFGLRSVRNVGDHVIDAIVEARRTKGKFSSFADFLDKAGLPALNKRAVESLIKAGSFDSLGHTRKGLTALHEEAIDAITPVKKAASFGQEDLFAEPAGAGGSAPVFGLDFPVDDTEWPRRQLLATEREMLGLYVSAHPLDGAEDVLSRARDCTIADLLASGRSTGEVRLSGLITGIQRKMTKQGNAWAVITLADRDAAIEVLFFPAAYQLVQHALAEDNVISVTGRIEDRDGTVQLFGRELTVLDLSAAEHGGKLPVRLALPAHRITEQSVKELKRILADHPGDSPVHLSVRGPRKTTVYALQATVDPATLASEVKGTFGADAWEGMA; encoded by the coding sequence GTGCCGGATTCCTTTGTCCATCTGCACAACCACACCGAGTATTCGATGCTTGACGGCGCCCAGAAGATGAAGCCGATGTTCGGCGAGGTGGCCCGCCAGCGCATGCCCGCGATTGCCCTGAGCGATCACGGCAATATGTTCGGCGCCTATGAATTCGCGCAGGTGGCCAAGGACTTCGAGGGCATCAAACCGATCATCGGTATCGAGGCGTATCTGGCACCGTCCTCGCGCTTCGTCCGGAAGCAGGAGTTCTGGGGGCCCGGAGGCCGTCGCGCCATGAGCGAGGACGGCGAGGGCTCGAAGGATGTCTCCGGTGGCGGCCGCTTCACCCATATGACCATGTGGGCGCGGGACGTTCAGGGGCTGCGGAACCTGTTCTGGCTCAGTACGCGGGCCAGTTACGAGGGCCAGTTCCCGGCCGGCAAACCGCGTATGGACCGGGAGCTGATCGCCGAGCGGCCGGACGGCATCATCGCCACCACGGGCTGCCCCTCGGGAGAGATCCAGACCCGGCTGCGGCTGAACCAGTACGACGAGGCCCGGACCGCCGCGGGCGCCTATCAGGACATCTTCGGGAAGGAGAACTACTTCCTGGAGCTGATGGACCACGGCCTGGACATCGAGCGCGACGTCCGCCAGGGGCTGCTGCGACTGGCCAAGGATCTCGGCATCCCGCTGCTGGCCACCAACGACGCGCACTACGTGACGGAGGACCAGGCCGACGCGCACGACAGCCTGTTGTGCATCGGCGTCGGCAAGGACAAGGACGACCCGAACCGCTTCCGCTTCAACGGATCCGGCTACTACCTCAAGACCGCCGCGGAGATGCGCCGCCTGTTCTCGGAGCTCCCGGAAGCCTGTGACAACACCCTGCTGATCGCCGAGCGCACCGAGCCCTATGACGATGTCTTCCACTACGTCGACGAGATGCCGCAATTCCCGGACGTGCCCGAAGGGGAGACCCAGGAGTCGTGGCTGCGCAAGGAGGCAGTCAAGGGCCTGGCCATGCGCTATGGCGATCCGGTGCCCGCGCAGATCGTGGCGCGCTTCGAGACCGAGATGTCGGTGATCGGCCCCATGGGCTTCAGTTCGTACTTCCTCGTCGTGGCGGACATCTGCCGGCACGCCCGCGAGAACCGGATCCCCCTCGGCCCCGGGCGGGGCTCGGCCACCGGATCGATCGTCGCCTACGCCACCCGCATCACCGAACTGTGCCCCCTGGAGCACGGTTTGCTCTTCGAACGGTTCCTGAATCCGGAGCGCATCAATCCGCCGGATGTGGACCTCGACTTCGACGACCGTCAGCGCGACCGGATGGTCCGCTACGTCACCGAGAAGTACGGCGAGAACTACACCGCCATGGTGAACACCTTCGGCAAGATCAAGGCCAAGAACGCGATCAAGGACTCCTCGCGCATTCTCGGCTATCCCTTCTCCCACGGAGAACGGATCACCAAGGCGCTTCCGCCGGACCAGAACGGCACCTCGGCTCCGCTCGCCGTCATCGTCGACCCCGCCCAGGAACGCTACGGGGAGGCAGCGGAGATCCGGCAGATGTACGAGCGCGAACAGGACGTGCGGCGCGTCATCGACACCGCGCGCGGCGTGGAGGGACTCACCCGCGGCACCGGTGTGCACGCCGCCGCGGTGATCCTCTCCAAGACCACCCTCACGGACCGCATCCCGCTGCATATGCGCGCCTCGGACGGGGTGAAGATCACCGGCTTCGACTACCCGTCCTGCGAAGCCATGGGCCTGATCAAAATGGACTTCCTGGGGCTGCGGAACCTCGGCGTCATCGACCAGGCCATCGAGAACATCCGGGAGAACCGCGGCGTCAGCCTGACCACCGTCGACCCGCAGGACGGGGACTCCTCCGCCACCGTCATCCCGCTCGACGACGCCACGACCTACCGGCTGCTGGCCGAGGGCAACACCTTCGGCGTCTTCCAGCTCGACGGCGGGGGCATGCGCGTGCTGCTGAGGCAGATGGAACCCACCCGGTTCGAGGACATCGCGGCGGTCAACGCCCTCTACCGGCTCGGCCCGATGGCGGCCAACGCCCACACCAACTACGCCCACCGCAAGACCGGCCGCCAGGACATCACCCCCATCCACCCCGAGCTGCAGGACGCCCTGGAGCCCATCCTCGGCAACACCTTCCATCTGCTCGTCTACCAGGAGCAGATCATGGCCATCGCCCGGGAGCTGGCCGGCTACACCCTCGGCGGTGCCGATCTGCTGCGCCGTGCGATGGGCAAGAAGAAGCCCGAGGTGCTGGCCGCGGAGTGGGACACCTTCCACGCCGGAATGCGTGCCAACGGCTACAGCGAGGAGGCCATCAAGGCCCTGTGGGACGTCATGCTCCCCTTCTCCGGCTACGCGTTCAACAAGTCCCACACCGCCGGATACGGTCTCGTCTCCTACTGGACGGCCTATCTGAAGGCCAACTACCCGGCCGAGTACATGGCGGCCCTGCTCACCTCCGTCGGCGACGACAAGGACAAGGCCGCCGTCTACCTCGCCGACGCCCGCAAGAACGGCGTACGGGTCCTCCAGCCCGATGTGAACGCATCCGTCGCCGAATTCACCGCCGTCGGCGACGATGTGCGCTTCGGTCTGCGGTCGGTGCGCAACGTCGGCGACCACGTCATCGACGCGATCGTCGAGGCCCGCCGCACCAAGGGAAAGTTCAGCTCCTTCGCCGACTTCCTCGACAAGGCCGGTCTGCCCGCACTGAACAAGCGGGCCGTGGAGTCCCTGATCAAGGCCGGCAGCTTCGACTCCCTGGGACATACCCGCAAGGGCCTCACCGCCCTCCACGAGGAGGCCATCGATGCGATCACCCCGGTGAAGAAGGCGGCAAGCTTCGGACAGGAAGACCTCTTCGCCGAGCCGGCCGGGGCAGGCGGCAGCGCACCCGTCTTCGGGCTCGATTTCCCCGTCGACGACACGGAGTGGCCCCGCCGTCAGCTCCTGGCCACCGAACGCGAGATGCTCGGCCTCTATGTCTCCGCCCATCCGCTGGACGGTGCCGAGGACGTACTCTCCCGCGCCCGCGACTGCACCATCGCCGACCTGCTTGCCTCCGGCCGCAGCACCGGAGAGGTGCGGCTCTCCGGCCTGATCACCGGCATCCAGCGCAAGATGACCAAACAGGGCAACGCCTGGGCCGTCATCACCCTCGCAGACCGCGACGCCGCCATCGAGGTCCTGTTCTTCCCCGCCGCCTACCAACTCGTCCAGCACGCACTGGCCGAGGACAACGTCATCTCCGTCACCGGCCGGATCGAGGACCGGGACGGCACGGTGCAGCTCTTCGGCAGAGAACTCACCGTCCTCGACCTCTCCGCCGCCGAACACGGCGGCAAGCTCCCCGTACGGCTCGCGCTCCCCGCGCACCGCATCACCGAACAGTCCGTCAAGGAACTCAAGCGCATCCTCGCGGACCACCCGGGCGACAGCCCCGTACACCTCAGCGTCCGCGGCCCCCGCAAGACCACCGTCTACGCCCTCCAGGCCACCGTGGACCCCGCGACCCTCGCCTCCGAGGTGAAAGGCACCTTCGGAGCCGACGCCTGGGAGGGCATGGCATGA
- a CDS encoding LysR family transcriptional regulator: protein MDLNAVRTYVTVVDTGQFQEAAAALSVTQQAVSKRVATLEKDLGVALFRRPARGAGLTIDGQAFLPYARALLRAEEEAAASVRPGHRALRVDVIGRRLSTAGLLRDFHRAHPETGLDVMTLFNSAEAIAAVQAGTIDATFRALIVPGRQLPDGLAATVVFDEPLQLFTGPAHEFATARSLTPAQLAGRRIWMPGNAADTEWAAYYDELAATFGITIDAVGPNFGVEHLLDTIADSSTLGTFLSEQTPLVWPAGHDLRRIPLRDPTPVYPHSLIWRSDNPHPALAALRHHLTSAYPGRPATGIWTPQWAQPARAEHR, encoded by the coding sequence GTGGATCTCAACGCCGTACGCACCTACGTCACCGTCGTCGACACCGGACAGTTCCAGGAAGCGGCCGCCGCTCTCTCGGTCACCCAGCAGGCGGTCTCGAAACGCGTCGCCACACTGGAAAAGGACCTCGGCGTAGCGCTGTTCAGGCGGCCCGCCCGGGGAGCCGGGCTCACCATCGACGGGCAGGCCTTCCTCCCCTACGCCAGAGCGCTCCTACGGGCCGAGGAAGAGGCCGCCGCATCCGTACGGCCCGGACACCGGGCACTGCGCGTCGATGTGATCGGCCGACGGCTCTCCACGGCGGGCCTGCTCCGCGACTTCCACCGGGCCCACCCCGAGACCGGTCTCGACGTCATGACCCTGTTCAACTCGGCCGAAGCCATCGCCGCCGTCCAGGCCGGCACTATCGACGCGACCTTCCGTGCCCTGATCGTGCCGGGCCGGCAGCTGCCCGACGGCCTGGCAGCCACCGTGGTCTTTGATGAACCCCTCCAGCTGTTCACCGGGCCCGCGCACGAATTCGCCACCGCCCGCTCCCTCACTCCCGCGCAGCTCGCCGGGCGCCGGATCTGGATGCCGGGCAACGCCGCCGACACCGAGTGGGCGGCCTACTACGACGAACTCGCCGCCACCTTCGGCATCACCATCGACGCGGTCGGCCCGAACTTCGGCGTCGAGCATCTGCTGGACACGATCGCGGACTCCTCGACGCTGGGGACCTTCCTCAGCGAGCAGACCCCGCTGGTCTGGCCCGCCGGTCACGACCTGCGGCGCATCCCCCTGCGGGACCCCACCCCGGTCTACCCGCACTCACTGATCTGGCGCTCCGACAACCCGCACCCCGCCCTCGCGGCCCTGCGCCACCACCTCACCTCCGCCTATCCCGGCCGCCCCGCCACCGGCATCTGGACCCCGCAGTGGGCCCAGCCCGCTCGTGCTGAGCACCGGTGA